In a single window of the Dreissena polymorpha isolate Duluth1 chromosome 3, UMN_Dpol_1.0, whole genome shotgun sequence genome:
- the LOC127872670 gene encoding zinc finger MYM-type protein 1-like produces MFKMSIPNQPRNFAFPKRTFGKKKPEQRSFQSCWFDSFTWLHYDESRDLAFCHLCMAAKKLGKIGNTKVDGSFISDGFSKWKAGTEKFRKHEKSECHKEAVERLVTLPATTRDVGEMLSAGHAKEKADNRKQLLQILRSIRFLARQGIALRGHDDDEGNFMQLLQHHGETDSSILAWLERKRDKFVAPDIQNEILQLMALRILRKVASDIKTNESYTIMADETTDKSNREQVVVVFRHVDEDLNVHEDFVGFHQVNSIDATTLTSVIEDTLLRMNLSLSQCRGQCYDGASNMTGAKRGVATNILAKEERAVFTHCYGHALNLAVGDCVRQCKLLRDTMDTVHEVSKLIKYSPKRDSTLQTLKEEMSPDTPGFRVLCPTRWTVRAASLCSVLDNYTVLQTLWDTCYEQTKDSEIRSRIVGVRSQMESFDLFFGVHLGYIILRHTDNLSRTLQQKDMSASEGQAVASMTVETLTSKRSDDAFDKFWVDVNSQLDDVDVGEPVVPRRRKMPKRYDVGTGAHEYPATARDRYRQVYFEAFDLVIACIKDRFDQPGYKTYRSLQDLLVCCACGGDYATHLRSVMDFYRDDFNEQALTTQLETYQVAVRDKKVKTITDIVTFFRDLSPESRLFFSEVMRVLRHVLVMPATNATSERSFSGLRRLKTYLRTSMTQERLTHLMTLHVHRCATDAMDLLDVANEFVSVNESRLTIFGKFS; encoded by the exons atgttcaaaatgagtattcctaatcagcctcgaaattttgcgtttcctaagcgtacattcgggaagaaaaagccagaacagcgttcattccaatcttgttggtttgattccttcacatggctccactacgatgag agccgggaccttgcgttctGCCACCTCTGCATGGCGGCCAAGAAGTTGGGCAAGATCGGCAACACGAAGGTGGACGGCAGCTTCATCAGTGATGGCTTCTCCAAATGGAAAGCGGGTACCGAGAAGTTCCGGAAGCACGAAAAAAGCGAGTGCCACAAGGAGGCGGTCGAGCGACTGGTGACGCTTCCCGCCACGACGCGTGACGTGGGGGAGATGCTGTCAGCGGGGCACGCTAAGGAGAAGGCCGACAACCGGAAGCAGCTGCTGCAAATCCTACGCAGCATACGGTTCCTCGCACGCCAGGGCATCGCGCTACGTGGGCACGACGACGATGAGGGGAACTTCATGCAGCTGCTACAACACCACGGGGAGACGGACAGCTCTATTCTCGCATGGCTGGAACGGAAGCGGGACAAGTTCGTCGCCCCTGATATCCAGAATGAAATACTCCAGCTCATGGCACTGCGCATCCTCCGTAAAGTGGCCAGCGACATCAAGACAAACGAGTCTTACACAATCATGGCTGACGAGACAACAGACAAGTCCAACCGAGAACAAGTGGTGGTAGTCTTCAGACACGTGGACGAGGACTTAAATGTGCACGAGGACTTTGTTGGGTTTCACCAAGTAAATTCCATTGACGCCACTACACTGACGTCGGTCATAGAAGACACTCTTCTAAGAATGAACCTATCCTTGAGCCAGTGCAGAGGGCAGTGTTATGACGGGGCCAGCAACATGACCGGAGCGAAGCGTGGTGTGGCGACCAACATCTTAGCAAAGGAGGAGCGAGCTGTGTTCACGCACTGCTACGGACATGCACTCAATCTGGCCGTTGGGGACTGTGTACGTCAGTGCAAGCTCTTGCGCGACACCATGGATACAGTGCATGAAGTCTCCAAACTGATTAAGTATTCACCAAAGAGGGACAGTACCTTACAGACCCTGAAGGAGGAGATGAGCCCCGATACCCCTGGTTTCCGTGTACTGTGCCCCACGAGATGGACAGTGCGTGCAGCAAGCCTGTGTAGTGTCTTAGACAACTACACTGTGTTACAGACCTTGTGGGACACCTGCTACGAGCAGACCAAAGACTCGGAGATCCGTTCCAGGATAGTAGGCGTGCGGTCCCAGATGGAGAGCTTCGACCTCTTCTTTGGTGTCCATCTGGGTTACATCATCCTGCGACATACAGACAACTTGAGCCGCACCCTACAACAGAAGGACATGTCCGCATCAGAGGGTCAGGCAGTTGCTTCAATGACGGTGGAAACATTGACCAGCAAGCGCTCCGACGATGCCTTCGACAAGTTTTGGGTTGACGTCAACAGCCAGCTCGATGACGTCGACGTAGGAGAGCCAGTGGTTCCCAGGCGACGCAAGATGCCGAAACGCTATGACGTTGGAACCGGGGCCCACGAGTATCCAGCCACAGCACGTGATCGGTACCGCCAGGTCTACTTTGAAGCATTCGATTTGGTGATCGCGTGTATCAAGGACAGATTCGATCAGCCAGGCTACAAAACCTACAGATCCCTCCAAGACCTTCTGGTGTGCTGCGCCTGTGGTGGTGACTACGCCACTCATCTGCGGAGCGTGATGGACTTCTACAGGGACGACTTCAACGAGCAGGCGCTCACCACTCAGCTGGAGACGTACCAGGTCGCCGTACGGGACAAGAAGGTCAAGACCATCACGGACATTGTCACGTTCTTCCGCGACTTGTCTCCTGAGTCTCGCCTCTTTTTCTCGGAGGTGATGCGCGTCCTCCGCCACGTCCTGGTAATGCCCGCCACCAACGCCACCAGCGAGAGGTCCTTCTCCGGCCTGAGACGCCTGAAGACGTACCTCCGGACGTCTATGACACAGGAGAGACTCACCCACCTCATGACGCTCCACGTGCACAGGTGTGCTACCGACGCAATGGACTTGTTAGATGTTGCCAATGAGTTTGTCAGTGTGAATGAATCACGGTTAACTATCTTCGGGAAGTTTTCATAG